A region of Streptomyces sp. NBC_01788 DNA encodes the following proteins:
- the coaA gene encoding type I pantothenate kinase: MPRSAHRSRPEATPYVDLTRAEWSALRDKTPLPLSAAEVERLRGLGDVIDLDEVRDIYLPLSRLLNLYVGATDGLRGALNTFLGEQGSQSGTPFVIGVAGSVAVGKSTVARLLQALLSRWPEHPRVELVTTDGFLLPTRELEARGLMSRKGFPESYDRRALTRFVADIKAGKDEVTAPVYSHLIYDIVPGEKLTVRRPDILIVEGLNVLQPALPGTDGRTRVGLADYFDFSVYVDARTEDIERWYLDRFGKLRTTAFQDPSSYFRKYTQVSESEALDYARRMWRTINKPNLVENIAPTRGRATLVLRKGPDHKVQRLSLRKL; encoded by the coding sequence ATGCCCCGGAGCGCCCACCGGTCCCGGCCGGAGGCGACTCCCTACGTCGACCTCACCCGCGCCGAATGGAGCGCGTTGCGTGACAAGACGCCGTTGCCGCTCTCCGCCGCGGAGGTCGAGCGACTGCGCGGTCTCGGCGACGTGATCGACCTCGACGAAGTGCGGGACATCTACCTGCCGCTGTCCCGGCTGCTCAACCTCTACGTCGGCGCGACGGACGGGCTGCGCGGCGCGCTGAACACGTTCCTCGGCGAGCAGGGTTCCCAGTCCGGCACGCCCTTCGTGATCGGGGTGGCCGGCTCGGTCGCCGTGGGCAAGTCGACCGTCGCCCGGCTGCTCCAGGCACTGCTGTCCCGCTGGCCCGAGCATCCGCGGGTCGAGCTGGTCACCACCGACGGGTTCCTGCTGCCCACACGGGAGTTGGAGGCGCGGGGGCTGATGTCGCGCAAGGGCTTCCCGGAGTCGTACGACCGGCGGGCCCTGACCCGGTTCGTCGCCGACATCAAGGCCGGCAAGGACGAGGTGACCGCGCCCGTCTACTCCCACCTCATCTACGACATCGTCCCCGGCGAGAAGCTGACCGTGCGGCGCCCCGACATCCTCATCGTCGAGGGCCTGAACGTCCTCCAGCCCGCCCTGCCCGGCACGGACGGCCGCACCAGGGTCGGACTCGCCGACTACTTCGACTTCAGCGTGTACGTCGACGCGCGCACCGAGGACATCGAGCGCTGGTACCTGGACCGGTTCGGCAAGCTGCGCACGACGGCCTTCCAGGACCCGTCCTCGTACTTCCGCAAGTACACCCAGGTGTCCGAGTCGGAGGCCCTCGACTACGCCCGCAGGATGTGGCGGACCATCAACAAGCCGAACCTGGTGGAGAACATCGCGCCCACCCGGGGCCGTGCCACGCTCGTGCTGCGCAAGGGCCCCGACCACAAGGTGCAGCGGCTGAGCCTGCGCAAACTGTGA
- the infA gene encoding translation initiation factor IF-1 has translation MAKKQGAIEIEGTVVESLPNAMFRVELQNGHQVLAHISGKMRMHYIRILPDDRVVVELSPYDLTRGRIVYRYK, from the coding sequence GTGGCCAAGAAGCAAGGTGCCATCGAGATCGAGGGCACTGTCGTCGAGTCTCTGCCGAACGCCATGTTCAGGGTCGAGCTCCAGAACGGCCACCAGGTCCTGGCACACATCAGCGGCAAGATGCGTATGCACTACATCCGCATCCTCCCTGACGACCGGGTCGTGGTGGAGCTTTCTCCGTACGACCTCACGCGTGGCCGGATCGTCTACCGGTACAAGTAG
- the glmM gene encoding phosphoglucosamine mutase produces MGRLFGTDGVRGVANADLTAELALGLSVAAAHVLAEAGTFEDHRPTAVVGRDPRASGEFLEAAVVAGLASAGVDVLRVGVLPTPAVAYLTGELGADLGVMLSASHNAMPDNGVKFFARGGHKLADELEDRIESVYEEHRTGAPWNRPTGAGVGRVREYDEGFDRYVAHLVGALPNRLDGLKIVLDEAHGAAAGVSPEAFRRAGAEVVTIGADPDGLNINDGCGSTHLGPLKAAVTEHGADLGIAHDGDADRCLAVDHTGEEVDGDQILAVLTLAMRERSALPSDTVVATVMSNLGFKLAMEREGIQLVQTAVGDRYVLEEMKDKGYALGGEQSGHVIILDHATTGDGTLTGLMLAARIAGAGRTLRDLASVMERLPQVLVNVPDVDKTRVKTSADLAAAVAEAERELGETGRVLLRPSGTEPLVRVMVEAADIEQARSVAGRLADSVKSALG; encoded by the coding sequence GTGGGACGACTCTTCGGCACGGACGGCGTCCGTGGTGTCGCCAACGCGGACCTGACCGCCGAGCTCGCGCTCGGCCTCTCGGTCGCCGCGGCGCACGTACTGGCCGAGGCGGGAACCTTCGAGGACCACCGACCGACGGCGGTGGTCGGGCGGGATCCGCGCGCGTCCGGGGAGTTCCTGGAGGCGGCCGTGGTCGCGGGCCTGGCGAGCGCGGGCGTGGACGTCCTGCGGGTCGGCGTGCTGCCGACACCGGCGGTGGCGTACCTGACCGGGGAGCTCGGCGCCGACCTCGGCGTGATGCTGTCGGCCAGCCACAACGCCATGCCGGACAACGGCGTCAAGTTCTTCGCCCGGGGCGGTCACAAGCTCGCCGACGAGCTGGAGGACCGGATCGAGTCCGTCTACGAGGAGCACCGCACCGGCGCGCCCTGGAACCGCCCGACGGGCGCCGGCGTGGGCCGGGTCCGCGAGTACGACGAGGGCTTCGACCGGTACGTCGCCCACCTCGTCGGCGCCCTGCCGAACCGGCTGGACGGTCTGAAGATCGTGCTCGACGAGGCGCACGGCGCCGCGGCCGGCGTCTCCCCGGAGGCCTTCCGGCGCGCCGGGGCCGAGGTCGTCACCATCGGCGCCGACCCGGACGGCCTGAACATCAACGACGGCTGCGGCTCGACCCACCTCGGCCCGCTCAAGGCCGCCGTCACCGAGCACGGCGCCGACCTCGGCATCGCGCACGACGGCGACGCCGACCGCTGCCTGGCCGTGGACCACACCGGCGAGGAGGTCGACGGCGACCAGATCCTGGCCGTGCTCACGCTGGCGATGCGGGAGCGTTCCGCACTGCCCTCCGACACCGTCGTCGCGACCGTGATGTCGAACCTGGGCTTCAAGCTCGCCATGGAGCGCGAGGGCATCCAGCTCGTGCAGACCGCCGTCGGCGACCGCTACGTCCTGGAGGAGATGAAGGACAAGGGCTACGCCCTCGGCGGCGAGCAGTCCGGCCACGTCATCATCCTGGACCACGCCACCACCGGCGACGGCACGCTCACCGGCCTGATGCTGGCCGCCCGGATCGCCGGGGCCGGCCGTACGCTGCGGGACCTGGCCTCCGTGATGGAGCGCCTGCCGCAGGTCCTCGTCAACGTGCCCGACGTGGACAAGACCCGGGTGAAGACCTCCGCCGACCTCGCCGCCGCGGTCGCCGAGGCGGAGCGGGAGCTGGGCGAGACGGGCCGCGTGCTGCTGCGCCCGTCGGGCACCGAGCCGCTGGTCCGCGTGATGGTCGAGGCCGCGGACATCGAGCAGGCCCGCTCGGTGGCGGGCCGTCTGGCCGATTCGGTGAAGTCGGCGCTCGGCTGA
- a CDS encoding DUF397 domain-containing protein — MPTPVWRKSSYSGPGDGNDCVEIANSPTHMAIRDSKTPAGGIVTLPAEVFSSFVEALKRHSTVTDFARFRG, encoded by the coding sequence ATGCCCACCCCTGTCTGGCGGAAGTCGTCCTACTCCGGTCCTGGCGACGGCAACGACTGCGTCGAGATCGCCAACTCCCCCACCCACATGGCCATCCGAGACTCGAAGACCCCGGCCGGAGGCATCGTCACGCTTCCGGCCGAGGTCTTCAGCAGCTTCGTGGAGGCACTGAAGCGTCACTCCACCGTGACGGACTTCGCCAGGTTCCGCGGCTGA
- the rpsI gene encoding 30S ribosomal protein S9, producing the protein MAETTAEQPLEELDIDSYTTESEVPVEGEYTSESMASRFGEPQPAAGLGRRKNAIARVRIVPGTGKWKINGRTLEDYFPNKVHQQEVNEPFKVLELEGRYDVIARIAGGGVSGQAGALRLGVARALNEADVDNNRGALKKAGFLRRDDRAVERKKAGLKKARKAPQYSKR; encoded by the coding sequence GTGGCCGAGACCACTGCCGAGCAGCCGCTCGAAGAGCTTGACATCGACAGCTACACCACCGAGTCCGAGGTCCCCGTCGAGGGCGAGTACACCTCGGAGTCGATGGCGTCCCGTTTCGGTGAGCCCCAGCCGGCCGCCGGCCTGGGCCGTCGCAAGAACGCCATTGCCCGCGTCCGGATCGTCCCGGGCACCGGCAAGTGGAAGATCAACGGTCGCACCCTCGAGGACTACTTCCCGAACAAGGTGCACCAGCAGGAAGTCAACGAGCCCTTCAAGGTGCTCGAGCTCGAGGGCCGTTACGACGTCATCGCCCGCATCGCCGGTGGCGGCGTCTCCGGTCAGGCCGGTGCCCTCCGCCTCGGTGTCGCCCGTGCCCTGAACGAGGCCGACGTCGACAACAACCGCGGCGCGCTGAAGAAGGCGGGCTTCCTGCGTCGTGACGACCGTGCGGTCGAGCGCAAGAAGGCCGGTCTGAAGAAGGCCCGCAAGGCCCCGCAGTACAGCAAGCGCTAA
- a CDS encoding DUF389 domain-containing protein: MLHLRLITPPGQTDAVLRLIETTVGTAHLVVLPSAARDPAGDVVLCDVAREAADELLDGLRELGIERSGSVSVETPDLTLSARAERAEKAAPGEGADAVLWQELAEATHEESTLSVTYLAFITLATMIAACGVVLDNAVLIVGAMAVGPEFGPLAGIGTALVQRAPRLALRSLIALLAGFALAMAVTAGFALFMDAVGLFSKAKLEGARPNTAFVYAPDAFSFVVAVLAGAAGTLSLTSAKSGALIGVAISVTTVPAAANAAVALAYGDTAQTAGSTVQLLLNMLGIVLAGTLTLLAQKWFWARQRERTSKAGQGLP, encoded by the coding sequence ATGCTGCATCTGCGCCTGATCACACCGCCCGGACAGACCGACGCCGTGCTGCGTCTGATCGAGACGACGGTCGGCACCGCGCACCTGGTCGTACTGCCCTCCGCCGCCCGCGACCCGGCCGGTGACGTGGTCCTGTGCGATGTCGCGCGCGAGGCCGCCGACGAACTCCTCGACGGACTGCGGGAGCTGGGCATCGAACGGAGCGGCTCCGTCTCCGTCGAGACCCCCGACCTGACGCTCTCCGCCCGGGCCGAGCGGGCGGAGAAGGCGGCACCGGGCGAGGGCGCGGACGCGGTGCTGTGGCAGGAGCTGGCGGAGGCCACGCACGAGGAGTCGACGCTGTCGGTCACCTACCTCGCGTTCATCACGCTGGCCACCATGATCGCCGCCTGTGGTGTGGTGCTCGACAACGCCGTCCTGATCGTCGGCGCGATGGCCGTGGGACCGGAGTTCGGGCCGCTGGCGGGCATCGGCACGGCCCTGGTGCAGCGGGCACCGCGGCTGGCCCTGCGCTCGCTGATCGCCCTGCTGGCCGGCTTCGCGCTGGCGATGGCGGTCACCGCGGGCTTCGCGTTGTTCATGGACGCCGTCGGACTGTTCAGCAAGGCGAAGCTGGAGGGCGCCCGGCCCAACACCGCCTTCGTCTACGCCCCCGACGCGTTCTCCTTCGTCGTGGCGGTCCTCGCCGGAGCCGCCGGCACGCTCTCGTTGACGTCCGCCAAGTCCGGTGCCCTGATCGGTGTGGCCATCTCCGTGACCACCGTCCCGGCCGCCGCGAACGCGGCCGTCGCGCTCGCCTACGGAGACACCGCCCAGACCGCGGGCTCGACGGTCCAGCTTCTGCTGAACATGCTCGGCATCGTCCTGGCGGGCACGCTCACCCTGCTCGCCCAGAAGTGGTTCTGGGCGAGGCAGCGCGAGCGCACGTCCAAGGCCGGCCAGGGTCTGCCGTAG
- the rpsM gene encoding 30S ribosomal protein S13 yields the protein MARVSGVDIPREKRVEVALTYVFGIGRTLSQQTLAATDIDPNTRVRDLSEEQLVAIREFVDNNIKTEGDLRREIQADIRRKVEIGCYQGLRHRRGLPVRGQRTSTNARTRKGPRRAIAGKKKPGKK from the coding sequence ATGGCACGCGTTTCCGGTGTTGACATCCCGCGCGAAAAGCGCGTGGAGGTCGCCCTCACCTATGTGTTCGGCATCGGCCGGACCCTGTCCCAGCAGACGCTGGCCGCCACCGACATCGACCCGAACACCCGCGTTCGCGACCTCTCCGAGGAGCAGCTCGTCGCGATCCGTGAGTTCGTCGACAACAACATCAAGACCGAGGGTGACCTCCGTCGCGAGATCCAGGCCGACATCCGCCGCAAGGTCGAGATCGGCTGCTACCAGGGTCTGCGTCACCGCCGCGGTCTGCCCGTCCGCGGTCAGCGCACCAGCACCAACGCCCGCACCCGCAAGGGCCCGCGTCGCGCCATCGCCGGCAAGAAGAAGCCGGGCAAGAAGTAG
- the rpmJ gene encoding 50S ribosomal protein L36: MKVKPSVKKICDKCRVIRRHGRVMVICDNPRHKQRQG; encoded by the coding sequence ATGAAGGTCAAGCCGAGCGTCAAGAAGATCTGCGACAAGTGCAGGGTGATCCGCCGTCACGGCCGGGTCATGGTCATCTGCGACAACCCGCGCCACAAGCAGCGCCAGGGCTGA
- the rplQ gene encoding 50S ribosomal protein L17, whose protein sequence is MPKPAKGARLGGSAAHEKLLLANLAKALFEHGRITTTEAKARRLRPYAERLVTKAKKGDLHNRRQVLQVITDKSIVHTLFTEIGPRYENRPGGYTRITKIGNRRGDNAPMAVIELVEALTVQQNAVGEAEAATKRAVKEAEEAKAQETTEAPAEEAAAEESKDA, encoded by the coding sequence ATGCCGAAGCCCGCCAAGGGTGCCCGTCTGGGCGGCAGCGCCGCGCACGAGAAGCTGCTCCTCGCGAACCTCGCGAAGGCGCTGTTCGAGCACGGCCGCATCACCACCACCGAGGCGAAGGCCCGCCGCCTGCGCCCGTACGCCGAGCGTCTGGTCACCAAGGCGAAGAAGGGCGACCTTCACAACCGCCGTCAGGTGCTCCAGGTCATCACGGACAAGAGCATCGTGCACACGCTCTTCACCGAGATCGGCCCGCGTTACGAGAACCGTCCGGGTGGCTACACCCGTATCACCAAGATCGGCAACCGCCGTGGCGACAACGCGCCCATGGCCGTGATCGAGCTGGTCGAGGCGCTGACGGTGCAGCAGAACGCCGTGGGTGAGGCCGAGGCCGCCACCAAGCGTGCGGTCAAGGAGGCCGAGGAGGCCAAGGCTCAGGAGACCACCGAGGCCCCGGCCGAGGAGGCCGCCGCCGAGGAGTCCAAGGACGCCTGA
- the truA gene encoding tRNA pseudouridine(38-40) synthase TruA, whose protein sequence is MSDEVQPGHVRVRLDLSYDGTAFHGWAKQAGGRRTVQGEIEDALRTVTRSGETYELTVAGRTDAGVHARGQVAHVDLPERVWREHHEKLLKRLAGRLPRDVRVWALRPAPSGFNARFSAVWRRYAYRATDNPGGVDPLLRGHVLWHDWPLDVDAMNEAARRLLGEHDFAAYCKRREGATTIRTLQELSLERGGDGVVTATVRADAFCHNMVRSLIGALLFVGDGHRPPDWPGKVLAAGVRDSAVHVVRPHGLTLEEVGYPADELLAARSREARNKRSLPAAGCC, encoded by the coding sequence GTGAGTGACGAAGTACAGCCCGGTCATGTCCGCGTCCGTCTCGACCTGTCCTACGACGGCACCGCCTTCCACGGCTGGGCCAAGCAGGCCGGCGGCAGGCGGACCGTGCAGGGGGAGATCGAGGACGCGCTGCGCACGGTCACGCGGTCCGGGGAGACGTACGAGCTGACCGTGGCCGGACGGACCGACGCCGGGGTGCACGCGCGGGGCCAGGTGGCGCACGTGGACCTGCCCGAGCGCGTCTGGCGCGAGCACCACGAGAAGCTGCTCAAGCGGCTCGCCGGGCGGCTGCCCAGGGATGTGCGGGTGTGGGCGCTGCGGCCCGCGCCCAGTGGCTTCAACGCCCGGTTCTCGGCCGTCTGGCGCCGCTACGCCTACCGTGCCACCGACAACCCCGGAGGCGTCGACCCGCTGCTGCGGGGCCACGTCCTGTGGCACGACTGGCCGCTCGACGTCGACGCCATGAACGAGGCCGCGCGGCGGCTGCTCGGTGAGCACGACTTCGCCGCCTACTGCAAGAGGCGCGAGGGCGCGACCACCATCCGCACCCTCCAGGAGCTGAGCCTGGAACGCGGCGGGGACGGCGTCGTCACGGCCACCGTCCGGGCCGACGCGTTCTGCCACAACATGGTGCGCTCGCTCATCGGGGCGCTGCTGTTCGTCGGCGACGGCCACCGTCCGCCGGACTGGCCGGGGAAGGTGCTGGCCGCGGGGGTACGGGACTCCGCCGTGCACGTCGTGCGGCCGCACGGGCTGACCCTGGAGGAGGTCGGCTACCCGGCCGACGAGCTGCTGGCCGCGCGCAGCCGGGAGGCACGCAACAAGCGGTCCCTGCCGGCGGCCGGCTGCTGCTGA
- the rpsK gene encoding 30S ribosomal protein S11: MPPKGRQGAAKKVRRKEKKNVAHGHAHIKSTFNNTIVSITDPSGNVISWASAGHVGFKGSRKSTPFAAQMAAESAARRAQEHGMRKVDVFVKGPGSGRETAIRSLQATGLEVGSIQDVTPTPHNGCRPPKRRRV; the protein is encoded by the coding sequence ATGCCCCCCAAGGGACGTCAGGGCGCTGCCAAGAAGGTGCGCCGCAAGGAAAAGAAGAACGTCGCTCACGGCCACGCGCACATCAAGAGCACGTTCAACAACACCATCGTTTCGATCACGGACCCGTCCGGCAACGTGATCTCGTGGGCCTCCGCGGGCCACGTCGGCTTCAAGGGCTCCCGCAAGTCCACGCCGTTCGCCGCGCAGATGGCCGCCGAGTCCGCCGCGCGTCGTGCCCAGGAGCACGGCATGCGCAAGGTCGACGTGTTCGTCAAGGGTCCGGGCTCCGGCCGTGAGACCGCGATCCGCTCCCTGCAGGCCACCGGTCTCGAGGTCGGCTCCATCCAGGACGTCACCCCGACCCCGCACAACGGCTGCCGCCCGCCGAAGCGTCGTCGCGTCTGA
- a CDS encoding DUF397 domain-containing protein has translation MTNLGNWRKSSYSGGGDGNNCVEIANSPTHMAIRDSKVPTRAVLTFPAGAFTAFVKALKTTGTPER, from the coding sequence GTGACCAACCTTGGCAACTGGCGGAAGTCCTCTTACTCCGGCGGCGGCGATGGCAACAACTGTGTCGAGATCGCCAACTCCCCCACCCACATGGCCATCCGAGACTCCAAGGTCCCCACCAGGGCTGTCCTCACCTTCCCAGCCGGAGCCTTCACCGCCTTCGTCAAAGCCCTGAAGACCACCGGCACCCCGGAACGCTGA
- the rplM gene encoding 50S ribosomal protein L13 translates to MRTYSPKPGDITRQWHVIDAQDVVLGRLASTAATLLRGKHKPIYAPHVDAGDFVIIINADKVHLSGNKRTQKMAYRHSGYPGGLRSVRYDELLDKNPEKAIEKAVKGMLPKNSLGRQMLSKLKVYKGDQHPHSAQQPVPFEITQVAQ, encoded by the coding sequence GTGCGTACGTACAGCCCCAAGCCCGGCGACATCACGCGCCAGTGGCACGTCATTGACGCCCAGGACGTCGTCCTGGGCCGCCTGGCGTCCACTGCCGCCACCCTTCTGCGGGGCAAGCACAAGCCGATCTACGCGCCGCACGTCGACGCTGGTGACTTCGTCATCATCATCAACGCGGACAAGGTGCACCTCTCCGGCAACAAGCGGACCCAGAAGATGGCGTACCGCCACTCCGGCTACCCGGGTGGTCTGCGCTCCGTCCGTTACGACGAGCTGCTGGACAAGAACCCCGAGAAGGCCATCGAGAAGGCCGTCAAGGGCATGCTCCCCAAGAACTCCCTGGGCCGTCAGATGCTCTCGAAGCTGAAGGTCTACAAGGGTGACCAGCACCCGCACAGCGCCCAGCAGCCGGTGCCGTTCGAGATCACCCAGGTCGCGCAGTAA
- a CDS encoding DNA-directed RNA polymerase subunit alpha, with protein MLIAQRPSLTEEVVDEFRSRFVIEPLEPGFGYTLGNSLRRTLLSSIPGAAVTSIRVDGVLHEFTTVPGVKEDVTDLILNIKQLVVSSEHDEPVVMYLRKQGPGLVTAADIAPPAGVEVHNPDLVLATLNGKGKLEMELTVERGRGYVSAVQNKQVGQEIGRIPVDSIYSPVLKVTYKVEATRVEQRTDFDKLIVDVETKQAMRPRDAMASAGKTLVELFGLARELNIDAEGIDMGPSPTDAALAADLALPIEELELTVRSYNCLKREGIHSVGELVARSEADLLDIRNFGAKSIDEVKAKLAGMGLALKDSPPGFDPTAAADAFGADDDADAGFVETEQY; from the coding sequence ATGCTGATCGCTCAGCGTCCCTCGTTGACCGAAGAGGTCGTCGACGAGTTCCGCTCCCGGTTCGTGATCGAGCCGCTGGAGCCGGGCTTCGGCTACACCCTCGGCAACTCCCTTCGCCGTACCCTCCTGTCGTCGATTCCCGGTGCCGCTGTCACCAGCATCCGCGTCGACGGTGTCCTGCACGAGTTCACCACCGTGCCGGGCGTCAAGGAGGACGTCACCGACCTCATCCTCAACATCAAGCAGCTGGTCGTCTCCTCGGAGCACGACGAGCCGGTCGTGATGTACCTGCGCAAGCAGGGGCCGGGTCTGGTCACCGCCGCCGACATCGCGCCGCCGGCCGGTGTCGAGGTGCACAACCCGGACCTCGTTCTCGCCACGCTCAACGGCAAGGGCAAGCTGGAGATGGAGCTGACCGTCGAGCGCGGTCGCGGTTACGTCTCCGCCGTGCAGAACAAGCAGGTGGGTCAGGAGATCGGCCGTATCCCGGTCGACTCGATCTACTCGCCGGTGCTCAAGGTCACGTACAAGGTCGAGGCCACGCGTGTCGAGCAGCGTACCGACTTCGACAAGCTGATCGTCGACGTCGAGACCAAGCAGGCCATGCGTCCGCGTGACGCCATGGCGTCGGCCGGCAAGACCCTGGTGGAGCTGTTCGGTCTGGCCCGCGAGCTCAACATCGACGCCGAGGGCATCGACATGGGTCCGTCCCCGACGGACGCCGCGCTGGCCGCCGACCTGGCGCTGCCGATCGAGGAGCTGGAGCTCACGGTCCGCTCCTACAACTGCCTCAAGCGCGAGGGCATCCACTCGGTGGGTGAGCTGGTCGCGCGTTCCGAGGCGGACCTGCTGGACATCCGCAACTTCGGTGCGAAGTCCATCGACGAGGTCAAGGCGAAGCTGGCCGGCATGGGCCTGGCCCTGAAGGACAGCCCGCCCGGATTCGACCCGACCGCCGCCGCGGACGCCTTCGGCGCGGACGACGACGCGGACGCCGGGTTCGTCGAGACCGAGCAGTACTGA
- the glmS gene encoding glutamine--fructose-6-phosphate transaminase (isomerizing) has translation MCGIVGYVGSQSALEVVMAGLKRLEYRGYDSAGVAVLADGGLAAAKRAGKLVNLEKELADRPLPTGSTGIGHTRWATHGGPTDGNAHPHLDNSGRVAVVHNGIIENFAALRAELTERGHELYSETDTEVVAHLLAEEFSVSADLAEAMRLVCRRLEGAFTLVAVHADEPDVVVGARRNSPLVVGVGEGEAFLASDVAAFIAHTRSAIELGQDQVVELRRDGVTVTGFDGRPADVRSYDVDWDAAAAEKGGYDYFMLKEIAEQPKAVADTLLGRIDAGGSLTLDEVRISAAELREMDKVVIIACGTAFHAGMIAKYAIEHWTRIPCEVELASEFRYRDPILDAQTLVIAISQSGETMDTLMALRHAREQGAKVLAICNTNGSTIPRESDAVLYTHAGPEVAVASTKAFLTQLVACYLVALYLGQVRGTKWGDEIQVVIRDLSQIGGAVERVLKTMEPVRALARSLADKNTVLFLGRHVGYPVALEGALKLKELAYMHAEGFAAGELKHGPIALIDEDLPVVVVVPSPRGRSLLHDKIVSNIQEIRARGARTIVIAEEGDEAVAPYADHLIRIPATPTLLQPLVATVPLQVFACELATARGNEVDQPRNLAKSVTVE, from the coding sequence ATGTGCGGAATCGTGGGATACGTGGGGTCGCAGTCGGCACTCGAAGTCGTGATGGCCGGTCTGAAGCGGCTGGAGTACCGGGGTTACGACTCGGCCGGTGTCGCCGTGCTCGCGGACGGCGGGCTGGCGGCGGCCAAGCGGGCCGGGAAGCTGGTCAACCTGGAGAAGGAACTCGCGGACCGGCCACTGCCGACCGGTTCCACGGGCATCGGGCACACCCGATGGGCCACCCACGGCGGGCCCACCGACGGCAACGCCCACCCGCACCTGGACAATTCGGGGCGGGTCGCCGTCGTCCACAACGGCATCATCGAGAACTTCGCCGCGCTGCGGGCCGAGTTGACCGAGCGCGGGCACGAGCTGTACTCCGAGACCGACACCGAGGTCGTGGCGCACCTGCTCGCCGAGGAGTTCTCGGTGAGCGCCGATCTGGCGGAGGCCATGCGGCTGGTGTGCCGCCGCCTCGAGGGCGCGTTCACGCTGGTCGCCGTGCACGCCGACGAGCCGGACGTGGTCGTGGGCGCCCGCCGCAACTCCCCGCTGGTCGTGGGCGTCGGGGAGGGCGAGGCCTTCCTCGCCTCCGACGTCGCCGCGTTCATCGCCCACACCCGCTCCGCGATCGAGCTGGGCCAGGACCAGGTGGTGGAGCTGCGCCGGGACGGGGTGACGGTCACCGGGTTCGACGGTCGGCCCGCCGACGTCCGCTCCTACGACGTCGACTGGGACGCGGCGGCCGCGGAGAAGGGCGGCTACGACTACTTCATGCTCAAGGAGATCGCCGAGCAGCCCAAGGCGGTCGCCGACACGCTGCTCGGCCGCATCGACGCGGGCGGCTCCCTGACGCTGGACGAGGTCCGCATCTCCGCCGCCGAGCTGCGCGAGATGGACAAGGTCGTCATCATCGCCTGCGGTACGGCCTTCCACGCGGGCATGATCGCCAAGTACGCCATCGAGCACTGGACGCGGATCCCCTGCGAGGTGGAACTCGCCAGCGAGTTCCGCTACCGGGACCCGATCCTGGACGCCCAGACCCTCGTCATCGCCATCTCCCAGTCCGGCGAGACCATGGACACGCTGATGGCCCTGCGCCACGCCCGGGAGCAGGGCGCCAAGGTACTGGCCATCTGCAACACCAACGGCTCCACCATCCCGCGCGAGTCGGACGCGGTCCTCTACACCCACGCGGGCCCGGAGGTCGCGGTCGCCTCGACGAAGGCGTTCCTGACCCAGCTCGTGGCCTGCTACCTGGTGGCGCTGTACCTGGGCCAGGTCCGCGGCACCAAGTGGGGCGACGAGATCCAGGTCGTGATCCGCGACCTGTCGCAGATCGGCGGCGCGGTCGAGCGGGTCCTGAAGACGATGGAGCCGGTACGGGCGCTGGCGCGCTCGCTGGCGGACAAGAACACGGTGCTGTTCCTCGGCCGGCACGTGGGCTATCCGGTCGCCCTCGAAGGCGCCCTGAAGCTCAAGGAATTGGCGTACATGCACGCCGAGGGCTTCGCGGCGGGCGAGCTGAAGCACGGGCCGATCGCGCTGATCGACGAGGACCTGCCGGTGGTCGTGGTGGTGCCGTCCCCGCGGGGCCGGTCCCTCCTCCACGACAAGATCGTCTCCAACATCCAGGAGATCCGGGCGAGGGGTGCCCGCACGATCGTGATCGCGGAGGAGGGGGACGAGGCGGTCGCGCCGTACGCCGACCACCTGATCCGCATCCCGGCCACCCCGACCCTGCTCCAGCCGTTGGTCGCCACGGTCCCGTTGCAGGTCTTCGCCTGCGAACTCGCCACCGCGCGGGGCAACGAGGTGGATCAGCCGCGGAACCTGGCGAAGTCCGTCACGGTGGAGTGA